A DNA window from Hevea brasiliensis isolate MT/VB/25A 57/8 chromosome 2, ASM3005281v1, whole genome shotgun sequence contains the following coding sequences:
- the LOC131177676 gene encoding 40S ribosomal protein S13-like, with protein sequence MGRMHSRGKGISASALPYKRTPPSWLKISPQDVEDNICKFAKKGLTPSQIGVILRDSHGIAQVKSVTGSKILRILKAHGLAPEIPEDLYHLIKKAVAIRKHLERNRKDKDSKFRLILVESRIHRLARYYKKTKKLPPVWKYESTTASTLVA encoded by the exons ATGGGTCGCATGCACAGTCGAGG TAAGGGTATTTCAGCATCTGCTTTGCCTTATAAGAGAACCCCTCCAAGTTGGCTCAAAATTTCTCCTCAGGAT GTCGAGGATAACATCTGCAAGTTCGCAAAGAAAGGCTTGACACCATCTCAAATTGGTGTCATCCTTCGTGACTCTCATGGGATTGCTCAAGTGAAGAGTGTTACTGGGAGCAAGATTTTACGGATATTAAAGGCGCATG GACTTGCTCCTGAAATACCTGAAGATTTGTACCACCTCATCAAGAAAGCTGTTGCAATTAGGAAACATCTGGAGAGGAACAGAAAGGATAAAGATTCCAAATTTAGGTTGATTTTGGTTGAGAGCAGGATCCATCGCCTAGCTCGTTATTACAAGAAGACTAAGAAGCTTCCACCAGTGTGGAAATA